Sequence from the bacterium genome:
GCTCCACGATAGATAGTTGAATGGCTGGCTAGTGTTTGTTTGGGAGCCAGAATTTTGAGCGACAGTAGTGGAAGCGGTTGTTGCTTGCTGGGTTAAAGTGGAATCAGCGCCTGTTGGCGGCGGCTCAAGCAGTCTAGGGTCGTAACTAAATCCGATTTCATTGGCGCTGTTTCGTGTGGGAGTGATGCCGAGACTCGAAGCGATTTCGGTTGCGTAACGCGGATTAAATGGCCAGAGCACTTTATATTGAAAGCTGGAATTTGGAAGCGGTGTTACCGTGTATTCGTAGCCGTAGGTCGGCACGCCGATTATTATTTTATTTTTTGCAATACTTTTGGTAGCCATACTGATCAAACCTTCGACCCATTCAGGGTCGGCAACCGGCGCATAGGGAGCCCTACGCGCTTTGTTGAGACGGACCGCTATCGTGCCTTGGTCGTAGGCCATAATTTCCACACGGTCGCAATATTTGTTCATCGCTACATAGTCGTTGGCGTAATCAGTAGCATCTGCCGGTATGACAGCTCCCGGACTAAATCGGTCATAGAGCGGCATGCGTGCCTCCACAGTGCAATAAACCCACTTTTTGCCCATTCGCTGATACAAGCCCTTGAGAAATGTCGAGAAATAATTTATTGTCTCATGTTTTTTAGCCTCAAAATCAATATCTATCCCGTCAAAGCCATTTTGTTTGACTGTGTTCGCTATTTCATCTTCAAGCGCGATGCGAGTGGTGGTGTTGCTTAAAATACGATGGATGGCATCACCATTGCCCCACATGACAGTGGGAATGACTCGAACCCCGGCCTTTTTCGCCGCGGCGATAAAAGAAGTCCACGGCTCTTGCGTAAGTTTAGCTGTGTCCGCGAGCGTGCCATCGCTTTTAACCGTATAGCCAAAAGGCATTACGCTCTTGAGTTGCGAGAGATGAGGCAAAACATCTTGTGTGCCAGTTGCGATGCGCCAGTAAGGTATCCAACCGGAAAACTCAAGCTGGTTCGTTGAATTTATCGCGCCAAGAGATGTGGAACTGCCGCCCACAAGCGCCATTTGCGTTTTTGGCCCATAGACGCCGTAGCCGTATGCTGTTGTTTGAGAACATACGATGCCTTTGTCACATTGGAATTTTTTCAAAGCGGTTTCCGTTAGCGGGCCGAAGTAGCCGGTAGCCTTTCCCGCACTGAGATATCCTTTAGCGATAAGTTCATTTTGCAGGGTTTGGACGTCTGTGCCGGACATTCCCAACCAAAGCGACCGCACGGCAAGAGCGTCCAAAGGCGCCAAAAAGATTAGCCAAAAAGATAAAAGCGTACCGGCCGTGATGTTTCGTAACATATGTTCATCATAACAGACACGCTCGGTTTTTGCTTCCATCACACCAAACTTCCTCAATCCCCGGTGGTGTTTTCAGGGGAGTTTGCTATACTTTTACTATGAAAAGTGGTGGAAATAAAAAAACTAATAACATCGTTAGTCCGGCATTAAAGCAGGAATTTAGGAACTTGGGTGCGCTTATTGAAGATAATAACCACAAACTTGGGGCGGTGGCTGAACAAGTCGCCGATGTTCTTGTTCGAACTACCAATATAGAAATGAATCTAGATATTGTAAAGTCTGATGTCAAAAATCTGAATGCAAATATGGATGTCGTAAAATCAGACGTCGACATTATAAAAAGTGGTTTAAAAAGGAAAGTGGACCTTGAAGATTTTGAAGCTCTTACCCACCGCGTTTCTGTGCTTGAAAAACGAGTGTTGAAGTAGGATTTTTTGCACCTTTCTTTTTTGGGGGTATACTATGTTTATTAGTTAGTAGCTTTATTTTATGAAAAAT
This genomic interval carries:
- a CDS encoding glycosyl hydrolase family 18 protein gives rise to the protein MEAKTERVCYDEHMLRNITAGTLLSFWLIFLAPLDALAVRSLWLGMSGTDVQTLQNELIAKGYLSAGKATGYFGPLTETALKKFQCDKGIVCSQTTAYGYGVYGPKTQMALVGGSSTSLGAINSTNQLEFSGWIPYWRIATGTQDVLPHLSQLKSVMPFGYTVKSDGTLADTAKLTQEPWTSFIAAAKKAGVRVIPTVMWGNGDAIHRILSNTTTRIALEDEIANTVKQNGFDGIDIDFEAKKHETINYFSTFLKGLYQRMGKKWVYCTVEARMPLYDRFSPGAVIPADATDYANDYVAMNKYCDRVEIMAYDQGTIAVRLNKARRAPYAPVADPEWVEGLISMATKSIAKNKIIIGVPTYGYEYTVTPLPNSSFQYKVLWPFNPRYATEIASSLGITPTRNSANEIGFSYDPRLLEPPPTGADSTLTQQATTASTTVAQNSGSQTNTSQPFNYLSWS